A genomic window from Pseudomonas alcaligenes includes:
- a CDS encoding crotonase/enoyl-CoA hydratase family protein translates to MSDYKAFRVELQDKIAHVQINRPEKVNAMNADFWNEIIDVFRWIDDTDEVRVVVLSGAGKHFSSGIDLMLLAQAGSALSKDVGRNAEALRRKILQLQASFNAVDNCRKPVLAAIQGYCLGGAIDLISACDMRYSTVGAQFSIKEIDMGMAADVGTLQRLPRIIGDGMMRELAYTGRTIDGAEAQRINLVNRTFASQEELLAGVFDIAREIAAKSPIAIRGTKHMIRYMRDHRVDDGLEYVANWNGAMLQSADLRVAMAAHMSKQKPEFAD, encoded by the coding sequence GTGTCCGATTACAAAGCCTTCCGCGTCGAACTGCAGGACAAGATCGCCCATGTGCAGATCAACCGTCCGGAAAAAGTGAACGCGATGAACGCGGACTTCTGGAACGAGATAATCGACGTCTTCCGCTGGATCGACGACACCGATGAAGTGCGCGTGGTGGTGCTGTCCGGCGCCGGCAAGCACTTTTCCTCGGGCATCGACCTGATGCTTCTGGCCCAGGCCGGCAGCGCGCTGAGCAAGGATGTCGGACGCAACGCCGAGGCCCTGCGGCGCAAGATCCTCCAGCTGCAGGCCTCCTTCAATGCCGTCGACAATTGCCGCAAGCCGGTGCTTGCCGCCATCCAGGGTTACTGCCTGGGCGGCGCCATCGACCTGATCTCGGCCTGCGACATGCGCTACTCCACTGTGGGCGCGCAGTTCTCCATCAAGGAGATCGACATGGGCATGGCCGCCGACGTCGGCACCCTGCAGCGTCTGCCGCGCATCATCGGTGACGGCATGATGCGCGAGCTGGCCTACACCGGGCGCACCATCGACGGCGCCGAGGCGCAGCGCATCAACCTGGTCAACCGTACCTTCGCCAGCCAGGAAGAGCTGCTGGCCGGCGTGTTCGACATCGCCCGCGAGATCGCCGCCAAGTCGCCGATCGCCATCCGCGGCACCAAGCACATGATCCGCTACATGCGCGACCATCGCGTCGACGACGGCCTGGAGTACGTGGCCAACTGGAACGGCGCCATGTTGCAGTCTGCCGACCTGCGCGTGGCCATGGCCGCGCACATGAGCAAGCAGAAGCCCGAATTCGCCGACTGA
- a CDS encoding histidine phosphatase family protein — MGSIYLIRHGQASFGADDYDVLSPLGVRQAEVLGDHLAQLGIGLDRCLSGSLRRQQHTATSALQRCVAAGMNAPELEIDPAFNEFDAEAVIRNLLPAILPDEPDALTILRNPKDNRAAFQHLFARIIRRWVSGAYDEPGHETWQGFVDTVGDGLQRLLARAERGQNIAVFTSGGTITALLHLLTGVPAERAFELNWQIVNTSLSRLQFRGNEATLASFNSRVHLELLKTPELITYR; from the coding sequence GTGGGCAGCATCTACCTGATTCGACATGGCCAGGCCTCCTTCGGCGCCGATGACTACGACGTGCTCTCGCCGCTCGGGGTGCGCCAGGCCGAAGTACTGGGCGATCACCTGGCGCAGCTCGGCATCGGACTGGATCGTTGCCTGAGCGGCAGTCTGCGCCGCCAGCAGCATACTGCCACCTCTGCCCTGCAACGCTGCGTAGCCGCCGGCATGAACGCGCCGGAACTGGAGATCGATCCGGCCTTCAACGAGTTCGACGCCGAGGCGGTGATCCGCAACCTGCTGCCGGCCATACTGCCGGACGAGCCGGATGCGCTGACCATCCTGCGCAACCCGAAGGATAATCGCGCCGCCTTCCAGCACCTGTTCGCCCGCATCATCCGCCGCTGGGTCAGCGGCGCATACGACGAACCGGGCCACGAGACCTGGCAGGGCTTCGTCGATACCGTCGGCGACGGCCTGCAGCGCCTGCTGGCACGTGCAGAGCGCGGCCAGAACATCGCCGTGTTCACCTCCGGCGGCACCATCACCGCCCTGCTCCACCTGCTGACCGGCGTACCGGCGGAGCGAGCCTTCGAGCTCAACTGGCAGATCGTCAATACTTCGCTGTCGCGCCTGCAGTTCCGCGGCAACGAGGCAACCCTGGCTTCCTTCAACAGCCGTGTGCACCTGGAGCTGTTGAAGACCCCGGAACTCATCACCTATCGCTGA
- a CDS encoding SDR family oxidoreductase has product MSKTHLFDLDGKIAFVSGASRGIGEAIAKLLAQQGAHVIVSSRKIDDCQKVADAIVADGGKATAIACHIGEMEQIQNVFAFIREQFGRLDILVNNAATNPQFCNVLDTDLGAFQKTVDVNIRGYYFMSIEGGKLMKANGGGSIINVASINGVSPGEFQGIYSVTKAAVISMTKVFAKECAQFGIRCNALLPGLTDTKFASALTKNDAILNMALQRIPLKRVAAPSEMAGAVLYLASEASSYTTGVALNVDGGFLS; this is encoded by the coding sequence ATGTCCAAGACCCACCTGTTCGACCTCGACGGCAAGATCGCTTTCGTCTCCGGCGCCAGCCGCGGCATCGGCGAGGCCATCGCCAAGCTGCTGGCCCAGCAGGGCGCCCACGTGATCGTCTCGAGCCGCAAGATCGACGATTGCCAGAAGGTCGCCGACGCCATCGTCGCCGACGGCGGCAAGGCCACCGCCATCGCCTGCCACATCGGCGAGATGGAGCAGATCCAGAACGTCTTCGCCTTCATCCGCGAGCAGTTCGGCCGCCTCGACATCTTGGTCAACAACGCCGCCACCAACCCGCAGTTCTGCAACGTGCTGGACACCGACCTGGGCGCTTTCCAGAAGACCGTCGACGTCAACATCCGCGGCTACTACTTCATGTCCATCGAAGGCGGCAAGCTGATGAAGGCCAACGGCGGCGGCTCGATCATCAACGTCGCCTCGATCAACGGCGTCTCGCCGGGCGAGTTCCAGGGCATCTACTCGGTGACCAAGGCCGCGGTGATCAGCATGACCAAGGTGTTCGCCAAGGAGTGCGCGCAGTTCGGCATCCGCTGCAACGCCCTGCTGCCGGGCCTGACCGACACCAAGTTCGCCTCGGCCCTGACCAAGAACGACGCCATCCTCAACATGGCCCTGCAGCGCATCCCGCTCAAGCGCGTGGCCGCCCCGAGCGAGATGGCCGGCGCTGTGCTGTACCTGGCCAGCGAGGCGTCCAGCTACACCACTGGCGTGGCGCTGAACGTGGACGGCGGCTTCCTCTCCTGA
- a CDS encoding phosphotransferase family protein: MTLTDQSTGIREGEELDAAQIDPYLKAHIPGLTGTPRISQFPGGASNLTYLLEYPEQEFVLRRPPFGHKAKSAHDMGREYRILNQLNAGFPYCPKAYVHCTDESVIGAEFYVMQRVKGIILRSDMPAELNFSAEQTNALCKSFIDKLVDLHNVDYQACGLADLGKPEGYVKRQIEGWSDRYEKALTPDAPAWEQVKAWLRDKMPADHHKPGIVHNDYRFDNVILDPANPMQIIGVLDWELTTIGDPLMDLGNTLAYWIEANDPPPVQLMRRQPSNAPGMLTRQQFVDYYAERAGIQIDNFDFYYVYGLFRLAGIVQQIYYRFFHGQTKDKRFAQFIMMNKLLEQMALQVIGKSTL, from the coding sequence ATGACGCTGACAGACCAGTCCACCGGCATCCGCGAAGGCGAAGAACTCGATGCCGCGCAGATCGACCCGTACCTGAAGGCGCACATCCCCGGTCTGACCGGCACGCCGCGCATCAGCCAGTTCCCCGGCGGTGCCTCCAACCTGACCTACCTACTGGAATACCCCGAGCAGGAGTTCGTCCTGCGCCGCCCGCCCTTCGGCCACAAGGCCAAGTCAGCCCACGACATGGGCCGCGAGTACCGCATCCTCAACCAGCTCAACGCCGGTTTCCCCTACTGCCCCAAGGCCTATGTGCACTGCACCGACGAGTCGGTGATCGGCGCCGAGTTCTACGTGATGCAGCGGGTCAAGGGCATCATCCTGCGCAGCGACATGCCCGCCGAGCTGAACTTCAGCGCCGAGCAGACCAACGCCCTGTGCAAGAGCTTCATCGACAAGCTGGTCGACCTGCACAACGTCGACTACCAGGCCTGCGGCCTGGCCGACCTGGGCAAGCCGGAAGGCTACGTGAAGCGCCAGATCGAAGGCTGGAGCGACCGCTACGAGAAGGCCCTGACTCCTGATGCCCCGGCCTGGGAACAGGTCAAGGCCTGGCTGCGCGACAAGATGCCGGCCGACCACCACAAGCCGGGCATCGTGCACAACGACTACCGCTTCGACAACGTGATCCTCGACCCGGCCAACCCGATGCAGATCATCGGCGTGCTGGACTGGGAGCTGACCACCATCGGCGACCCGCTGATGGACCTGGGCAACACCCTCGCCTACTGGATCGAGGCGAACGACCCGCCGCCCGTGCAGCTGATGCGCCGCCAGCCGAGCAACGCGCCGGGCATGCTGACCCGCCAGCAGTTCGTCGACTACTACGCCGAGCGTGCCGGCATCCAGATCGACAACTTCGACTTCTACTACGTGTACGGCCTGTTCCGCCTGGCCGGCATCGTCCAGCAGATCTACTACCGCTTCTTCCATGGCCAGACCAAGGACAAGCGCTTCGCCCAGTTCATCATGATGAACAAGCTGCTGGAACAGATGGCCCTGCAGGTCATCGGCAAATCCACCCTCTAA
- a CDS encoding SulP family inorganic anion transporter yields MSQSHRHHTRLARVAPGLAALLQYRRDYLKDDLRAGLSVAAVALPVAVAYAELAGFHPVTGLYACILPMLVYALFGTSRQLVVGPDAATCALLAAAVAPLAAGDEALYLSLSLTLTFFTGLFCIAAGLMRLGALAEFLSRPILVGFLNGVALSILLGQLGKIAGFTQQASGIVPRLAEFFTRYADWHGPTLTLSALSVLAMLLSKRYLAKLPAALIAMTLAAVATAVLGLGAQGVATIGLIPAGLPPLHVPSFSPQLLPTLLADAAGLALVSFSSMMLTAQSFAEKSRYSIDTDREFVALGLANMASSFSQGFAISGADSRTAVADSSGGRSQLTSVIAALAIALVLLFFTAPLAYVPVAALGVVLVFGALSLVNLRFLAQLYRISRGELALCLLATVGVVAVGAIQAILLVVVLALLRFVRSTSRPLVEELGRVEGMRGFHALQRHAAGEREPGILLLRFNAPLVFFNAQFFRRAVRQALDQAGPGLRWFVLDMLPVTDVDATGLLVLRELVEEMTARGVTPVMAGRRSEWQRWREARGIQALPQVLHFATLREAQRAFAAQNKRPGEVPGP; encoded by the coding sequence ATGTCGCAGTCGCATCGCCACCATACCCGCCTGGCGCGAGTGGCGCCGGGCCTCGCTGCGCTGCTGCAGTATCGCCGCGACTATCTCAAGGATGACCTGCGCGCCGGGCTGTCGGTGGCCGCGGTGGCCCTGCCGGTGGCGGTGGCTTATGCCGAGCTGGCGGGCTTTCATCCGGTCACCGGACTCTATGCCTGCATCCTGCCGATGTTGGTCTACGCCCTGTTCGGTACTTCGCGCCAGCTGGTGGTCGGGCCGGATGCGGCGACCTGCGCGCTGCTCGCCGCCGCCGTGGCGCCGCTGGCGGCGGGGGATGAGGCGCTCTACCTGTCGCTGTCGCTGACCCTGACCTTCTTCACCGGGCTGTTCTGCATCGCTGCCGGGTTGATGCGCCTGGGGGCGCTGGCCGAGTTCCTGTCGCGGCCGATCCTGGTCGGCTTCCTCAATGGCGTGGCGCTGAGCATCCTGCTCGGCCAGCTCGGCAAGATCGCCGGCTTCACCCAGCAGGCCAGCGGCATAGTGCCGAGGCTTGCCGAGTTCTTCACCCGTTACGCCGACTGGCACGGGCCGACCCTGACCCTGAGTGCCCTGAGCGTGCTGGCGATGCTCCTGTCCAAGCGCTATCTGGCCAAGTTGCCGGCGGCGCTGATCGCCATGACCCTCGCCGCCGTGGCCACTGCGGTGCTCGGCCTGGGGGCGCAGGGTGTGGCCACCATAGGGCTGATCCCCGCCGGGTTGCCGCCGCTGCATGTGCCGAGCTTTTCTCCCCAATTGTTGCCGACCCTGCTGGCCGATGCCGCCGGCCTGGCCCTGGTGAGCTTTTCCAGCATGATGCTGACCGCGCAGAGCTTCGCCGAGAAGAGCCGCTACAGCATCGACACCGACCGCGAGTTTGTCGCCCTGGGCCTGGCCAACATGGCCTCGTCCTTCTCCCAGGGCTTTGCCATCAGTGGCGCCGACTCGCGCACGGCGGTGGCCGACAGCAGTGGTGGGCGCAGCCAGCTGACCAGCGTGATCGCGGCCCTGGCCATCGCCCTGGTGCTGCTGTTCTTCACCGCACCGCTGGCCTATGTGCCGGTGGCGGCGCTTGGCGTGGTGCTGGTGTTCGGCGCCCTGTCGCTGGTCAACCTGCGCTTCCTCGCCCAGCTCTATCGCATCTCCCGGGGCGAGCTGGCGCTGTGTCTGCTGGCCACGGTCGGCGTGGTGGCGGTCGGGGCGATCCAGGCGATCCTGCTGGTGGTGGTGCTGGCGTTGCTGCGCTTCGTGCGCTCGACTTCGCGTCCGCTGGTGGAGGAGCTGGGCAGGGTGGAGGGCATGCGCGGTTTCCATGCGCTGCAGCGGCATGCGGCCGGCGAGCGCGAGCCGGGCATCCTGCTGCTGCGCTTCAATGCGCCGCTGGTGTTCTTCAATGCCCAGTTCTTCCGCCGTGCGGTGCGCCAGGCGCTGGACCAGGCCGGGCCCGGGCTGCGCTGGTTCGTCCTGGACATGCTGCCGGTGACCGATGTCGATGCCACCGGGTTGCTGGTGCTGCGCGAGTTGGTGGAGGAGATGACGGCGCGAGGGGTGACCCCGGTGATGGCCGGTCGCCGTTCCGAGTGGCAGCGCTGGCGCGAGGCGCGCGGCATCCAGGCACTGCCGCAGGTGCTGCATTTCGCCACCCTGCGCGAGGCGCAGCGGGCGTTCGCCGCGCAAAACAAAAGGCCGGGCGAAGTGCCCGGCCCTTGA
- a CDS encoding SCP2 sterol-binding domain-containing protein — MSSVADTINSMKSKFNASAAAGLDLVFQFNIEDGDNYALIVKDGTCDVQQGDNPNANVTLIMDSATLAGIASGETDGMQAFMGGKLRAEGDMMLAMKLAELFPV, encoded by the coding sequence ATGAGCTCCGTTGCCGACACCATCAACAGCATGAAGTCCAAGTTCAACGCCAGCGCCGCCGCCGGCCTGGACCTGGTGTTCCAGTTCAACATCGAAGACGGCGACAACTACGCGCTGATCGTCAAGGACGGCACCTGCGACGTGCAACAGGGCGACAACCCGAACGCCAACGTCACCCTGATCATGGACAGCGCCACCCTGGCCGGCATCGCCAGCGGCGAAACCGACGGCATGCAGGCCTTCATGGGCGGCAAGCTGCGCGCCGAAGGCGACATGATGCTGGCCATGAAGCTGGCCGAACTGTTCCCGGTATAA
- a CDS encoding ferrous iron transporter B — MVTGATSLSLVRDELFTTMEETEQSLEQFIAERSNGSLLQQAVENLQQVRGTLNLIELAGAELLAQEVLQQATDIPVGAGEERDGQLAALSNALYVLRRYLENVDAHRLEMPELLLPAINELRQAGAQPPLPESFFFSVRLDQARPAVAATSASAEDSRRLRQMYQVGLLGFIREDNPQAGLKLMLRALVRLDGLFADKPAGRLCWVGAAAVESQLDGQLLPRKSRKQLFSRLDREIKQALVSNGSYEAPRSLLKELLYLVALADSRGPQASAVREVFGLTPLPFTDHLLDEEYQRLSGPGQGVMRSLSTAIREELAGVKDMLDLIERGTAQPESFGTLHAQLGKLAKTLGMVGLSSAANALQVQLAVVGAWGEHSPAASADLHKLAEAVLYVESMVASLERGEQRNQRPAPAQPGDEGEAFAAHQLAEARIVVVGEAQGGLALAKRAITSYLESSGDRMHLANVPVSLQAVRGGLWFLGQERAARLIGLCGEYIQTQMIDARQMPSEQMLETLADALSSLEYYLEGGAVLRPETTPSVLDLAEESVRALGLPVAA; from the coding sequence ATGGTCACTGGCGCGACATCCCTGAGCCTGGTGCGTGACGAACTGTTCACCACCATGGAAGAGACCGAGCAGAGTCTCGAGCAGTTCATCGCCGAACGCAGCAACGGCAGCCTGCTGCAGCAGGCCGTGGAGAACCTGCAGCAGGTACGCGGCACCCTCAACCTGATCGAGCTGGCCGGGGCCGAACTGCTGGCCCAGGAAGTGCTGCAGCAGGCCACCGACATCCCCGTCGGTGCCGGCGAGGAACGCGACGGCCAGCTGGCCGCCCTGAGCAATGCCTTGTACGTTCTGCGCCGCTACTTGGAGAACGTCGACGCCCACCGCCTGGAAATGCCCGAGCTGCTGCTGCCGGCGATCAACGAGCTGCGCCAGGCCGGTGCCCAGCCGCCGCTGCCGGAAAGTTTCTTCTTCAGCGTACGCCTGGATCAGGCGCGTCCAGCCGTGGCGGCGACCAGCGCCAGTGCCGAGGACAGCCGGCGCCTGCGCCAGATGTACCAGGTCGGCCTGCTCGGCTTCATCCGTGAGGACAACCCGCAGGCCGGGCTCAAGCTGATGCTGCGTGCCCTGGTGCGCCTCGATGGGCTATTCGCCGACAAGCCGGCCGGACGCCTGTGCTGGGTCGGCGCCGCCGCCGTCGAGTCTCAGCTCGATGGCCAGCTGCTGCCGCGCAAGTCGCGCAAGCAGCTGTTCTCCCGCCTGGATCGCGAGATCAAGCAGGCCCTGGTCAGCAACGGCAGCTATGAGGCGCCGCGCAGCCTGCTCAAGGAGTTGCTCTATCTGGTGGCCCTGGCCGACAGCCGCGGCCCGCAGGCCAGCGCCGTGCGCGAGGTGTTCGGCCTGACCCCGCTGCCGTTCACCGATCATCTGCTCGACGAGGAGTACCAGCGTCTGTCCGGTCCCGGTCAGGGCGTGATGCGCTCGTTGTCCACCGCCATTCGTGAAGAGCTGGCGGGGGTCAAGGACATGCTCGACCTGATCGAGCGCGGCACAGCGCAGCCGGAGAGCTTCGGCACCCTGCATGCACAGCTGGGCAAGCTGGCCAAGACCCTGGGTATGGTCGGCCTCAGTTCGGCGGCCAATGCCCTGCAGGTGCAGCTGGCGGTGGTCGGCGCCTGGGGCGAGCACAGTCCGGCCGCCAGCGCCGATCTGCACAAGCTGGCCGAGGCCGTGCTCTATGTGGAAAGCATGGTGGCCAGTCTGGAGCGCGGCGAGCAGCGCAACCAGCGCCCGGCGCCGGCGCAGCCGGGCGACGAAGGTGAGGCCTTCGCCGCCCACCAGCTGGCCGAGGCGCGCATCGTGGTGGTCGGCGAGGCCCAGGGTGGACTGGCGCTGGCCAAGCGCGCCATCACCTCCTATCTGGAGTCCAGCGGCGATCGCATGCACCTGGCCAACGTGCCGGTCAGTCTGCAGGCGGTACGCGGCGGCCTCTGGTTCCTTGGTCAGGAGCGCGCGGCCAGGCTGATCGGCCTGTGCGGCGAGTACATCCAGACGCAGATGATCGACGCCCGGCAGATGCCCTCCGAGCAGATGCTGGAGACCCTGGCCGATGCGCTCAGCAGTCTGGAGTACTACCTCGAAGGTGGCGCCGTGCTGCGCCCCGAAACCACGCCCAGCGTGCTCGACCTGGCCGAGGAGAGCGTGCGTGCCCTGGGCCTGCCGGTAGCCGCCTGA
- a CDS encoding TSUP family transporter, whose protein sequence is MPFPFELGVDPLTLLILALVAFTAGFIDAIAGGGGLLTIPALLTAGLPPHLVLGTNKLCATFGSATASYTFYRRKLFHPRQWCNALLATAVGAAIGAIIAHWLPAAWLNQMLPAVVFGCGLYLLFGKTPETHGQQDAPVAQGRQWPQGFGLGFYDGVAGPGTGAFWTVSTLLLYPMDLVRASGVARSMNFVSNAMALTVFIIAGQVAWLLGIAMGLALMAGAFLGARTAIRGGSKFIRPVFILVVLALTARLAWQHWF, encoded by the coding sequence ATGCCCTTTCCCTTCGAGCTGGGTGTCGACCCGCTCACCCTGCTGATCCTCGCCCTCGTCGCCTTCACCGCCGGCTTCATCGATGCCATCGCCGGCGGCGGCGGCCTGCTGACCATCCCCGCCCTGCTCACCGCCGGCCTGCCGCCGCACCTGGTGCTCGGCACCAACAAGCTGTGCGCTACCTTCGGCTCGGCCACCGCCAGCTACACCTTCTACCGGCGCAAACTGTTCCACCCGCGCCAGTGGTGCAATGCGCTGCTCGCCACGGCTGTCGGCGCGGCCATCGGCGCCATCATCGCCCACTGGCTGCCGGCCGCCTGGCTCAACCAGATGCTGCCGGCCGTGGTGTTCGGCTGCGGCCTCTACCTGCTGTTCGGCAAGACGCCGGAAACCCATGGCCAGCAGGACGCCCCGGTGGCCCAAGGGCGACAGTGGCCGCAGGGTTTCGGCCTGGGCTTCTACGATGGCGTGGCCGGCCCCGGCACCGGCGCCTTCTGGACGGTCAGCACCCTGCTGCTCTACCCCATGGACCTGGTACGCGCCAGCGGCGTGGCGCGCAGCATGAACTTCGTCAGCAACGCCATGGCGCTGACGGTGTTCATCATCGCCGGCCAGGTGGCCTGGTTGCTCGGCATCGCCATGGGCCTGGCGCTGATGGCCGGCGCCTTCCTCGGTGCACGCACGGCGATCCGTGGCGGCTCGAAGTTCATCCGCCCGGTGTTCATCCTGGTGGTACTGGCCCTGACCGCGCGCCTGGCCTGGCAGCACTGGTTCTGA
- the nudC gene encoding NAD(+) diphosphatase, with translation MAAGWQTTPPLDNAAAGGWALVRGPQGFLADANGVLFPRDWLKREDWPISAEHGLGQFDGQPVWLLQVEQPVELPGGFWQGLRQFMLQADYPTFRMLSFAEQVAHWDINHRFCGHCGSRNRLVPGERCLRCPECGLDSYARISPSMIVLVTRGDEVLLARSPRFVSGVYSTLAGFVEPGESAEECVVREVREEVGIEVGRLQYLGSQGWPFPHSLMLGFHAEYVSGEIVPQADEIEDARWFPIDRLPPLPMSRSIARYLIDLYVARRLGQPEPELLR, from the coding sequence ATGGCCGCTGGCTGGCAGACCACCCCACCGCTGGACAATGCCGCTGCCGGCGGCTGGGCCCTGGTGCGTGGCCCGCAGGGCTTTCTCGCCGATGCCAATGGCGTGCTGTTTCCGCGCGACTGGCTCAAGCGCGAGGATTGGCCGATCAGCGCCGAGCACGGGCTCGGCCAGTTCGATGGCCAGCCGGTGTGGCTGCTGCAGGTCGAGCAGCCCGTCGAGCTGCCCGGCGGCTTCTGGCAGGGCCTGCGCCAGTTCATGCTGCAGGCCGATTATCCGACCTTCCGCATGCTGTCCTTCGCCGAACAGGTCGCCCACTGGGATATCAACCACCGTTTCTGCGGCCACTGTGGCAGCCGCAATCGCCTGGTACCGGGCGAGCGCTGCCTGCGCTGCCCCGAGTGCGGCCTGGACAGCTATGCGCGCATCTCGCCGAGCATGATCGTGCTGGTCACCCGGGGCGACGAAGTGCTGCTGGCGCGTTCACCGCGCTTTGTCTCCGGCGTCTACAGCACCCTGGCCGGCTTCGTCGAGCCCGGCGAGTCGGCGGAGGAGTGCGTGGTCCGCGAGGTGCGCGAGGAGGTCGGCATCGAGGTCGGCCGCCTGCAGTACCTGGGCAGCCAGGGCTGGCCCTTCCCGCATTCGCTGATGCTCGGCTTCCATGCCGAGTACGTCAGTGGCGAGATAGTGCCGCAGGCCGACGAGATCGAGGACGCGCGCTGGTTCCCCATCGACCGGCTGCCGCCGCTGCCGATGTCGCGCTCGATCGCCCGCTACCTGATCGACCTTTATGTGGCGCGCCGCCTCGGCCAGCCGGAGCCCGAGCTGCTGCGCTGA
- the nhaB gene encoding sodium/proton antiporter NhaB: MQRSLTHAFVDNFLGNSPYWYKLSIILFLIANPMVLWSLGPVVTGWLLVGEFIFTLAMALKCYPLQPGGLLVLQAILLQLTSPQALYKELVHNFPVILLLMFMVAGIYFMKGLLLFLFSRLLLGVRSKPLLALLFCLFSAFLSAFLDALTVTAVIISVGVGFFSVYHRVASGKNPRDEVGVSSDHEVVELHREDLEQFRAFLRSLLMHGAVGTALGGVCTLVGEPQNLLIGHEVGWNFGQFFLEVAPVSLPVLAAGLTTCVLLEKLRWFGYGALLPVAVRQVLAEHAREDDAHRTQAQRAALVVQGLAALILILGLAFHVAEVGLIGLLVIVLITAFSGITDEHQIGRAFQDALPFTALLVVFFAVVAVIHDQQLFSPIIQWVLALPTEQQPGMLFIANGLLSAISDNVFVATIYITEVKQAFLDGKMSREHFDVLAVAINTGTNLPSVATPNGQAAFLFLLTSAIAPLVRLSYGRMVWMALPYTVVMGGLGWWAVSHWL, from the coding sequence ATGCAGCGCTCACTGACCCACGCTTTCGTGGACAACTTCCTGGGTAACTCGCCGTACTGGTACAAGCTGTCGATCATCCTCTTCCTGATCGCCAACCCCATGGTCCTGTGGAGCCTGGGACCGGTGGTCACCGGCTGGCTGCTGGTGGGCGAGTTCATCTTCACCCTGGCCATGGCACTCAAGTGCTACCCGCTGCAACCCGGCGGCCTGCTGGTACTGCAGGCCATCCTGCTGCAGCTGACCAGCCCGCAGGCCCTGTACAAGGAGCTGGTACACAACTTCCCGGTGATCCTGCTGCTGATGTTCATGGTCGCCGGCATCTACTTCATGAAAGGCCTGCTGCTGTTCCTGTTCTCCCGCCTGCTCCTCGGGGTGCGCTCCAAGCCCCTGCTGGCCTTGCTGTTCTGCCTGTTCTCGGCCTTCCTCTCGGCCTTCCTCGACGCCCTGACGGTGACCGCGGTGATCATCAGCGTCGGCGTCGGCTTCTTCTCCGTCTACCACCGGGTCGCCTCGGGCAAGAACCCGCGCGACGAGGTCGGGGTAAGCAGCGACCATGAAGTGGTGGAACTGCATCGCGAGGATCTGGAGCAGTTCCGCGCCTTCCTGCGCAGCCTGCTGATGCACGGTGCCGTGGGCACCGCCCTGGGCGGCGTGTGCACCCTGGTGGGAGAGCCGCAGAACCTGTTGATCGGCCACGAGGTGGGCTGGAATTTCGGCCAGTTCTTCCTCGAAGTGGCGCCGGTGTCATTGCCGGTCTTGGCCGCCGGCCTGACCACCTGCGTGCTGCTGGAGAAGCTGCGCTGGTTCGGCTACGGCGCCCTCCTGCCGGTTGCCGTGCGCCAGGTGCTGGCCGAGCACGCCCGCGAGGACGACGCCCACCGTACCCAGGCACAGCGCGCGGCACTGGTGGTGCAGGGGCTGGCGGCGCTGATCCTGATCCTCGGCCTGGCCTTCCATGTCGCCGAGGTCGGCCTGATCGGCCTGCTGGTCATCGTGCTGATCACCGCGTTTTCCGGCATCACCGACGAACACCAGATCGGCCGCGCCTTCCAGGACGCCCTGCCGTTCACCGCGCTGCTGGTGGTGTTCTTCGCCGTGGTCGCGGTGATCCACGACCAACAGCTGTTCAGCCCGATCATCCAGTGGGTGCTGGCGCTGCCGACCGAACAGCAGCCGGGCATGCTGTTCATTGCCAACGGCCTGCTCTCGGCCATCAGTGACAATGTGTTCGTCGCTACCATCTACATCACCGAGGTCAAGCAGGCCTTCCTCGACGGCAAGATGAGCCGCGAGCACTTCGACGTGCTGGCGGTGGCGATCAACACCGGCACCAACCTGCCCAGCGTGGCCACGCCCAACGGCCAGGCAGCCTTCCTGTTCCTGCTCACCTCGGCCATCGCGCCGCTGGTACGTCTGTCCTACGGGCGCATGGTGTGGATGGCGCTGCCCTACACGGTGGTCATGGGCGGCCTGGGCTGGTGGGCGGTCAGTCACTGGCTGTGA